One stretch of Rattus norvegicus strain BN/NHsdMcwi chromosome 12, GRCr8, whole genome shotgun sequence DNA includes these proteins:
- the Orai2 gene encoding protein orai-2 isoform X1, which translates to MVEVQLETKYQYPQPLLIAFSACTTVLVAVHLFALLISTCILPNVEAVSNIHNLNSISESPHERMHPYIELAWGFSTVLGILLFLAEVVLLCWIKFLPVDAKDQPGSHSHTGWQAALVSTIIMVPVGLIFVVFTIHFYRSLVRHKTERHNREIEELHKLKVQLDGHERSLQVV; encoded by the coding sequence ATGGTGGAGGTGCAGCTGGAGACCAAGTACCAGTACCCTCAGCCCCTGCTCATCGCCTTCAGCGCCTGCACCACGGTGCTGGTAGCCGTGCACCTATTTGCCCTGCTCATCAGCACATGCATCCTGCCCAACGTGGAAGCCGTGAGCAACATCCACAACCTCAACTCCATCAGCGAGTCGCCGCACGAGCGCATGCACCCGTACATCGAGCTTGCCTGGGGCTTCTCTACCGTTCTGGGCATCCTGCTTTTCCTGGCTGAGGTGGTCCTGCTCTGCTGGATCAAGTTCCTCCCAGTGGATGCCAAGGATCAGCCAGGCTCGCATAGCCACACGGGCTGGCAGGCCGCTCTGGTGTCCACCATCATCATGGTACCTGTGGGTCTCATCTTCGTGGTCTTTACTATCCACTTCTACCGCTCCCTGGTGCGACATAAGACAGAGCGCCACAACCGTGAGATCGAGGAACTGCACAAGCTCAAGGTGCAGCTGGATGGGCACGAGAGAAGCCTACAGGTGGTGTGA